Genomic DNA from Prevotella intermedia ATCC 25611 = DSM 20706:
TAAAGTAGACTTTTAAATCAATCATTCCAACTGCAGCGTGGCATCGTTGGTAAACAATGCTGTAACAAGCGTGATATATTGGGGCAGGCGACCGTGCTTGCCCCATTTCATTTCTATGCCCAAAAGGTCTTGCGTGGTTTTGCTAAGGTCGAAGCCAACCGCTTCCAACGATACACGAACATCGTTGGGGTGGCGGCAAGGTTCGCCATTCAGACGTGTGCAAGGCTTGTTTCCACAAAGCAAACACATCGAGCCAAGAAAGCAAAGGCTGTCGGGCGACTTGCGTTCGTAGCTGCGCAGATATGCCGAAGCCTTCGTCAGTCCGTAGCGCATCGCTTCCTTACACACTCTGTCTACCGCTTCGGGAGTCGTTGTTTCGGCAAGCGTAGCCTCATCGAAAGTCATCTTTGAACCAAGAATATGAGCGTACTTAAACCTATCTACAAACGCCTTTACGTCAAATTCGCAAGGCGGACAAGTCCACGATTTGCCAAACTTAGAACATTGTTGGCATAATCCGAGAAACTTTTCCACATTACGATAGCCTGTCGCATAGTCGCTGACGGTATCATTGTCGTAACGTGTGCAAGTTCAAAACCTTTGCCTTCAGCGGTTCCCACACTTGTTAAAGGGCGTACTTCCATAGTTCTTCTGTAATGATAATTATCTTCGCAATGCGTTCTGCACCTTTTCAGCGATGCACACATTGCCTTTAATCTTGTTCGTAGTTGCTTACAAA
This window encodes:
- a CDS encoding DUF2284 domain-containing protein; amino-acid sequence: MEKFLGLCQQCSKFGKSWTCPPCEFDVKAFVDRFKYAHILGSKMTFDEATLAETTTPEAVDRVCKEAMRYGLTKASAYLRSYERKSPDSLCFLGSMCLLCGNKPCTRLNGEPCRHPNDVRVSLEAVGFDLSKTTQDLLGIEMKWGKHGRLPQYITLVTALFTNDATLQLE